GAGCACCTGGTGCGCGCGCTGACACGTTCGAGAATGGTCGGCCGGCTCGCGCGCCTCGGCCTGTTCTGGGTCCAATGGCTCGACGGCGTCACGGGGCGTTCGCAGTCGCTCGATGGAGCCTCCTGCACGTACTTCTTCGGACGACTATCGGAACGCTCGATCTCGCCACGCGACATGGTCCGCCACTATGCGAACGTGCGTGCGAACTCGCCGAATCATCCGGACGAGACGGGGCCCCGTCGGTAGACCGCGCTCACACCGGCGGCGAGGCGTTCAGGCGAGAACAGCGTCCACGCCCGTTCGAGCCCACGCTCACCCATCTCGGCTGCCCCCACGGGGTCCATTCGGAGCCGCTCCAGCGGGTCGACGATTCGAGCCGCAAAGCTCGCCTCCGGCCGCAACGGAACGAGCACTCCCGTCACGCCGTCCTCGACCACCTCGACCAGGCTGCCGGCGGCACTCGCGACCACCGGAAGGCCCGCGCACATCGCCTCGAGCACCGCGATCCCGAACATCTCCGCACGCGATGCCGTGACGTAGACATGCGCGAGAGAGAGAAGCTCCGGCACCGAGGTTTCGGCGGGATGCCAGCGAATCCGACCCTCGAGTCCCAGCCGTGCACTCAAGGCCCGGAGCCCGGGCTCCAGCGTGCCGTGCCCGACGATGTCCAGCTCGAAGTCCACACCCCGCCGCTTCCACTCCGCCATCGCGGGCAGCAGCAGGTCGTAGCCCTTCTGCCAGTCGAATCGCCCCACGGTCGCGACGCGAAACGTCTCGTTGACCTCGCGGCGTGGGCTCGCGAGCGGAATCGCGCCCCGATCCGACATATGCGGGGTCGAGGCGTGAACCACACGGGTGCGCGCCGCG
Above is a window of Candidatus Eisenbacteria bacterium DNA encoding:
- a CDS encoding glycosyltransferase family 4 protein yields the protein MRVAHLVATAGATGVESYLLTLLGAFDPARVEATLFVPGEGPLVERARAKGIRVELGAPSRKLDFGAARRLAERWRGRFDVIHAHGPRALFWAGRAARAAAIPQLVATVHELRWQTLPPSWKREVWIALERLAMSRADDLITVSDATRRDLLARWPEFAARTRVVHASTPHMSDRGAIPLASPRREVNETFRVATVGRFDWQKGYDLLLPAMAEWKRRGVDFELDIVGHGTLEPGLRALSARLGLEGRIRWHPAETSVPELLSLAHVYVTASRAEMFGIAVLEAMCAGLPVVASAAGSLVEVVEDGVTGVLVPLRPEASFAARIVDPLERLRMDPVGAAEMGERGLERAWTLFSPERLAAGVSAVYRRGPVSSG